The Ziziphus jujuba cultivar Dongzao chromosome 12, ASM3175591v1 sequence TTTGAAGGGAATAAGTTAATCCTTGCAAATAAACAATGTACAATGCAATGTATGAGAAATGTAATAGTTCTATAATTGACCTAGAAAATTAAGTATAACAATTTCAGCCAACAAATGGGAAGTGCATATTATTGCAAAGGGAAGCAATTCTAGAATTCCAACTACCTTGATATAAACACTGCCCTGACAAATCATAGATGGGCCAGAAAGTAATATTAAGTTTGCCAATTTATTGACATTGAGGCTTGTTAAGCGAAGTACCTGAGTTGTGCATCCATTTGTGGTCTCTTGATTACTTTTAAGAaccatttttgatatttttggctTTGCAGATTGGTATTCAGGAGTTCAAATTCTGCAATGGAGTGGGcccaaagaaataaatattttcatatccTTTCCAAAGGAGTTGAGCGAGATGGATGGAAATTTGTCCTTCTAGCCCGCTTCTCCCCTATGCCCTCCTATGTCATAAATTATGCGCTGGCTGCTACAAATGTTGGATTCATTGTGGATTTTCTGCTGCCAACTGTAATTGGATGCCTGCCAATGATCTTACAGAACACATCCATTGGCAGCCTTGCTGGTGCTGCTGTAGCTTCATCATCGGGATCTCAGAAATCTCAGGTTTTATCTTATCTTTTTCCTGTACTCGGGATTGGGTCAAGCGTTCTTATTTCCTTGAGAATTAAAAAGTACTCAACTGACATATCAGAGGTGGAAATATCTTCCAATGAGCATGTTCATGACTCTGATAGGGTTGTTATGTCATCTCAAAACCCATCTAATAGAAGAGAACAAAACATCCTGAAGAAAGGTCAATAATGTATTAGTTCACTCTAAAAGACTaggacgtttttttttttttggggacaaggTTAACTCTAATAACTTTAtctgatatatttatatcatcTCATTGGTTGATGAGTTTGTTAGTTTTGATCTACTATCTCTGCTATTGTTAGACGGTGTGTTCTTTAAAAATTCTGAAGGGTCTTGTTTCGAATCTTCCCCTCAACTTGAAACTTAGAGAGGCATTGTGAAATGTGTAGGAAACTAAACACAGTTTTGTTGGAAAAGCCATGAATGCAGAAAATCCTTAGCTCTAATAATTAATCAACAGTTTAACCTTTACTTGATTCTTGGATGGGTTGCTTTGATATGGAAGCATCCACATTATGTGTTACAAACCCATatgtttgtaataaaaaaaataaaaaataagaaaccataaaaacaaaaggaagatAAAAGATTGTATAGATTCTTTGAGGGAATCCTATCTTCAAATAGGTTTTAAGGAAACTTGACCTCCCAAGACAAAATGATGATCAAGACattttaatcataaataatGCACACCTTTTACATTCATATAGCTCCTTCAAATAGAGAAAATTACACCAACCCAGTTCTAAAAACTAGGCACAAACACCCATTATCAAATAAGTAGCCCTAGTGGCCTAAAAAATAGCATaagtgacccaaaaaaaaaaaaaaataggacagTTAAACATGCACTATTAAACAGCTAAAccaaatagtatatatatatatatatatatataataaaaaaataaaaaaaataaaaactagataTTTATAACTTTTGTGATCGTAACATTATGGTACTAAGTACTAAGTTTTTACAATCTTTGAAGATGTTTCATTTTGTGATGTTGGCTGCGGGAGTGAAGGATACTTTGGTTAATATTCAATGAGCTAATCAAAAGGATATTTGTCAACTTCTGCTCTTAAATCTGAAATGGGAGGGGTTTTGAGGTTTAAGACGGCAGCTTGTTTTACCTTTATACCAATGGCATAACGCGATTATTGCAACGTGTTTGTGACATCAGAATCACGTCATTGCTCAAACATGGTTGGTCGAAGGGGTTGAATTCTTTGTATTCTTACTTTGGAAAGTTTGATTTTGTCATCCAAGGGTTGGGGTTTGTCGAAACTGAGATTAAAACTAGTTTAGGGTGCCGTCCCATGACTAATATTTTTCTAATCAAGAGCATATTCTCTTTTGTCCAACTTGTTTTATAAGCCTTTGATGATGTCCAGGTAGTAAATTGGAAAATCTCTAGTATCATCCTCCATCAACCATCCTTTGATGATGTCCGGGTAGTAAATTGGAAACTCCAATCCTCCATTAACCATTCTCTTTAGTGAGGCTAATGATTATGATATTGAAAATCTTGTAAAATACATTAGCAATGAataaattgttgttttatttttaaaagttaaaaagaaaagaaaaaaaaaagaaaaaaaaaaggcaacttAAATGTAGTTTGGTAACatggttggtttttatttttattttttaaattttgctttACCTAATTGTATGTAGTTTGCTTATGTCAAGTGTTAATGGTTATTAGAATATGTTAAACATCTAAGTTAGCAATAAAATTAaggaagagagaaaaataaataaataaaataaacacaaaattaaatacaattcaaattgtattgggttttttttttttttccttaagttTTTATTCGTTTAAGATgccaaacaaactataactattATAGCTAACGCttgacataaataaattaaacaattaagtaaaaataaaaaataaaaaaactagaaCGAAAAATCAATTATGTTATGAAACAATACCTTATCCTTGAATATGATctttatagaaattttcaatGCAAAAATTTATGGAAGGAAGAATATTATTAACAAAtgaatttcaattataaatatatatacacacatataagtGTAGAACATTTTAAATAGAAGATGTTCTAATATAATTCATGATTGAAACTTTCTAAAACCGGTTTTGTGGGGGCAGAGACCCTTAGGGTATACATGGTGGGTGGGACAGATTGGACGCATTCAACCTTTACTGCTAATGCCATGCCATCCTCTAGCTGTATTCAATGTCCATGGGAGATCAAATGGCTTTTCTTTTCTCGGATTTGTCAAAGTTTTCTAACATCCAAGTTCTATGCATTGTGAAGATTCGCTTACCCTCATCCATAAGTCTTTAATAATTACATAGAATTATGTTCACACACACTTATACACGCGCATAGTTATAATATAGTTGGAGTTAGTTGAGATGATATTAGTTTAGTATAAACATTAAATAGAACATTAAGGGTCCATGAAATACACCAATTAGCGTATATGTTTGTGTAGTGATTTTAACTAATTGAATAGCAACGAGTCTATTCTGAAAGATATGGTATATAATGGGAAACTACCGGTAAATGTCTTTCCAGAGTATTCAAATATCAGACTACATCCGtgttttttttggtaacaaGACTAAATCCGTGTTGAAAACACAATCCCCATCCCCAATTGgcggaaaaaaaatttcaaactaagatcttcttttatttttctttttggagttTGTTGCCGATTGTTCTCACCAATTCTTACTCACTCGCCCTATATAAAATTCCTAATCATGTCGCGGATTCAAGATGTGAAAAAGGCGTGGATATATAACGACGTTGTGGATGGCTTAGTCATCGTGACCAATTGACCATACGAAAAAGATGGATATTATGTTCCATCAAAATCAACACCACCTCACCTTTATGTTTTAGTCTTCTTAATAAGGATATTGGTATCGTGCCGCTTGCCAGGCCATTTAGTGCTTCCCACTTGCATATTTTTGTTCCATCAAACTTAAAGTTTGCCCATTTATTTTCGGTgggttcttccttttcttttcttttcttctttgatTTGGAGAGGGATCATTTGGAATGGACACTCCGCGATTAATTTGCAACTACTTCCAACCAGGACTCTTACAAAAAATcctcaaaatatattattgtatCTGCATCTCACCCATGTTTTCATGTTATTCTCACATAAACAATTAGACAaccaaatacaataaattaaagggtGAATTCCTCACAATGAATTGGCCATAGAAGAAATAAGTGACCACTAACTGatatttatacataatatataatttagaacatgtttctctctctcctacAATTTGGAATTTCCATTAATGTATCTATCATGGCCCTTGGCAGTGATTGAAGACTGATTATTAGAGAGAATATGGAACGATAGGAAGAAAAAAGAGCATGCCATATTCAATTGTTGCAATGCAAGTGATAAGGAATTGGAGCTGTCAATAAACTTTCGACACTCAATTGCTTAATTTGGGTACAATCATTTCGCGGTGTACAATAAGCGGATAGCACGATGAATACTATTGCAGATatgattttttttgaaaaaaaatagaacaaaacaaaattgaGAAAGCATTCTTATATGCAATTAGGTGCTGGTGGCTTCCAACCTCTATCTCCACCTTACTGGATCCAATAGAGTACCTTCCAGCAGAATGATCACAAGCGTCTTTCTACCTTTttgtttcgttttttttttttttttttttttttttttttttaggtgcaAAAAGAATTGCTCTATACGTCAATTAGTAACCTCTTCCAATAATTCCgtcctcttttcctttcttttgaagGTTAAGATCTAACTGAGGCATGTATGTAAATTTACATGATTGGATTTGGTCTGGTGTACATACATAATCTTTGCTTCTAAATTAAGAAATCTAGTTAGAAATTCTCTTTATGAAATTCGAACTTGGTGGAGGTCTTGTGGGAGAAGTCGGAGGCCAGTTTCCCTAGCTCCTTGATCGGTGCTGGAGCACCACAGTAAAACACACCtgcaaattaaccaaaaaatccaaataagttaaggaagaagaagaagaatggaaaTGGTGGGTATAGTAAGAGAAATAAAAGGTAAAGTGAAGAAGAAATAATCATTAATAAGTACGGACCAACTCGAGCATTGGGATGTTGGAGGGCAATCCTCTTGTAGACTTGGCGCCAGTTGGGCTTGGCGAAGTGGGACTTGACACGGGTTCCAGACACCACATCCACACCGTTCTTGGCATGGTGCAGCGACTGAAGCATGGCAATGAGTGCTGACCTGGCATCTCCTTCCTCATACACACTGGTGCAGTAGTTGTGGAGCTCTATCACCCCCTTCTCATCCATCTCCGCCACCTCATTCATTATCCCTTTGAACCAGTCGAAAGAACCCTGCTCTCTTGTCACCCAGTAGTAGTATGCTTTCCTGGTTCTGAACTTACTCGTTCTGTTCTTATTATTATGACTTGATGATGGGTCTGCAGCTTCATAATCTTCTTCATTGTGCTGCATGTTGTTGATGATGTCCTTCACAATGCTCACCATTGGTGTTGCCCCGATTCCAAGCCCCACCAGCAATACCACCTCATATTTTTTGTAGTCCTGTGCTGGAGCTCCATATGGACCGTCTATTAATATCTTTGGAAAGCTGTACATGATCATGATCGatcatcattattaatattaatcgTTATAAATTAATCATTTCCGATCTACAtgaacatataaatatgtatacacacacacacgcgcacaattaatcaaattaattacttaCACAGGGTTGCTTCCTCCTTGCAGGTCTGCTCTAAGCAGTCCGCTTTTCCCGGCAGCTGAGGGCTGACAGACTTCAGAGAAAACTGTTTTCAACTGGCCAGTCCAATCTCCAAGTGTTCGAATGTGAACGCTCAGGTAGTCATCTCCAGGTGATGAAGTTATAGAAAATGGATGCCtgagtattttatatataattagttgcTAAAGTGAAACTCCATCTCTATGACTGATTAACAACTAActatacattaaaaaataaataaataaataaaatacatatatagatagacCTACCACTCAAATGGAGAAACGGCAGCGCAATTGACGAACATGTACTGCCCGCTTTTGTATCTGAATCCCTGAGGCTTCGTCATGTGCAATGCCAATACATTTCCCGGATATACAGCAAcctttcaattgtttataaaacaaattaaaattgatcGCATCTTGTTACTCTACGAgtctaataaataaatgaagcagAGATTGGAATCTTCTATACTTAAAGTGCAGAGAgaacattatttaatttaattaccttGAGCATCTTAACAGGCTTGATGCTTGATCTAAAAGCTCTAATCAACCTTTCACAAGCATACAGTCCAACCGGCACTGCTAAATACATCCATGTCTGCCATCAAgaattaatttggattaataataaaataacagtagtcaatatatatatatatatatatatatatggagaaaaATAATGGTGGAGAATTGGTAAATGGTAATAATGAATTAAGGAAGCACTAACCGTCTTTTGATACCAAGTCTTGGTGAGGTAGAGATAGATGCCATGGACGATGAGAAGAGTGTAGACGATGACAAAAAGGTGGTGGGAATACCAGAAGGCGTTGAAACCGGTGAGCTTCTTGAGGGGCCCAGGGAGATTGAGCTTGTTTCGCCTAAACCAAGGGGTGGCTAGTGTGAAGGCTATGGCCATCAAGACTACCATGATGATACCGGTCACCCCTTCCACCCCCTTCACAAACCACCAATAATTCTGAGGCTGCTCCTCACCAAAGTAAGGCTTCATGGGCTCGTACTCTTCTTCAGTTGCATGGAGAAGGCGCGGAAAATCACAAGTCAAATGAGCCCCCGCGTGCAGTCCAACCCCGACGGCAATTCCAACCGCAATCACCTTGTGGAAATTTAGATTGTCGTCGAATGGGACAGCCAGGCCTAATTTGGTCTTGTTTCTGAGCCATGTAATGGTGTTGCGGCAGACGGGCAGCAGAATGAGAGCCATGTTGAACTTGAGGGTCTCTGCTCCTCCTTTAGCAACGCACACACAATAGCCCATCACATCGAAGGCGGCTTTGTGTCGGTACTGGATAAACTTGTAGGCGAAGAGCCCACCAACAATTCCCAGCCACAACATTATAACCCACACCCTCTGCCAATTGTCCATTAAAAAGTACTTGCCCTTCTCATAGCATCTTCTTAGCGGGTTGTTCTCTTGAGTTGGCTTCAGCTTCTGGCTCAACATTTGACTCAGAATTCGGCTATCGGTTATCCTCACCGATTGATTTGGAGCTTGCAGCAGTAATGTTTCCAGGTTTTGAACCTGATAATGCATATTAATTGTTCATATCcataccacatatatatatatagctatataaataataaaaatatcaaacaattttcatcaacactCCAACAAAAGTCTTAAGAGATTTCCATTTTTACCATGATATATCCAACTTTTTCTGGGTCTAGCTCTTCCATGATCAACGCTGCATATTCGTCTGCTTGTTTCTGAATGTTGGAGAGTTTGTTTGCAGAAGCACTGAGACTGATAATCTGTAGCACCACAAAACTCTTCATAATCAGCAAGAGACCAacatttgacttttcttttttgtttatttatttttatttaattacctAATATTATACTCAATTAATAATTGCTTGCTTTTAATTACCTCTCTGACTTCTTCCTCTGTAATTCTTCCATCAGCGTCTTTATCCACCCTACAATGGTACCAATCAAAATGGTGGTGTGAGgaaagaatattatttaatctatatatatatatatatatattttttttttttttgggcctctGGCTCCCCTTCCCCACACTAAGACTCGATCCCGAGCACACACAGGCTGGGATGTGGAAACTCTGCCACTTGAGCTCCACGGCGAGTctgaatattatttaataattagggAAGCAATTAATGGGCCTAcgaatatattaaatttaaaatagtgaatGAATTATTAAAGTTATGATGGTATGTTACATGTCAAAGAAAGTCTGAAGCCTGGAGTCGAAACTTTCGTCGGAGATTTGGATCCAGAACTGCTTGAGTTGTGCTTTATCGATGGAATCGCCGGATATGTTATGCTTCCGAGCGAGCGAACGAAAAAGCTCTCCAGCAAATTCTTTAGATTCCTTGTTCATTCCTGTGATTTGATGAAAATTCTATTAATTAGAATGAAATTAAAGATGaatcattattcttttttttaataaaaaaaagaaaaaaagaatatatgtgtttgtgtgcgtgtgtatatatatatatatatatatacctatgcATTCGCCGAAAAGAGAGGAATGAAGAAGGCCGTCGGAATTGCAAGTGAGATCGTTGAAGCGCTTCTCGACGGCAGGCCAGGCGGCAGCAGCAGAGGCGCCGCCGGTCTTGGAGGCAATGAACTTGAGGCCTTTCAAGGCGTGAGCAGCGGCAGACTTGGTGCGGTCGAAGCGTCTGGTGGAAGTCCTTCCGGAGAGGGTAGTGAAGCGCTTCAGCTCCTGCGAGACCTGCTTGATGACGCGCCTGGAGGTGCTGGGGAGGAAGGAGGAGGACTTGTTTCCCTCCAAAGTCCGCTTGGCCAGCAGAGCCAGCTCCGGGTCTTCGCCGTGaattcctcctcctcctcctcctcctcctcctcctcctcctccggcAGCCTGAACGCTGTGAACCTCCACGGAGTCGTCGTGAATGTCGAGAGTGATCTCCACGTACGCTTCGTCATTGTTGTTGTCGCTGCTGTCATCGTTaattgtggtggtggtgggtgGGAGGTTGAACCTGGCACTCTTTCTGGAATGTCTGGATGAAGAATCGGAGCTTAAGTTGTCGTCGTTAGAATTATAATCGTTATAATTAGAAAGAGGATGAGCGTCCAGAGGACCGCTGAAAGCCCTTCGCTCTTTGTAATTAAAGTAGTGGTCGGAGTTGTTTCTCATGGTAAACGACCACGAACAAGAAGACGACGACGATAAggatctctatctctctctctctctctctctctctctctctccgtgcTTTAATTTGGACCTTAATAATTCATATACTTCTAAACATACCAACAAAATGAAACGAAATTGAAGTTTTTATACATATGTGCCActgtttgtgaaaaaaaaaaaaaaaaaaaaaaaaaaaacaaaggatagTGGAGGAAATGGAAAAGTCAAAAAGGAGGGGATGAGAATGATGGATAATTCTGAAAATGATGATCCGTAGGTAAGAAAGGCAATCGAGTGGCAATTAAGGAATACAGGAAGGGAAATGataatatttacaattattttctcaGGAAAGACTGgactcttttaattaatttgatttctcataaaACACGaagacaataataatattacaacACACGTACAACAAGTCGGTCCGTCTACAATTGAACTTCTTTTATACGGACAGATTGAATTAAAACATGAAATTTTCATGGGTCAGAGACGACCCCCGCCCCTTCAGAAACTTGTAGGAAACCCACATGACATGGCGGTCAAACCACATCTTATGACCATTGACTTTCTCCGTTCAATCTTCTCTCTTCTCCTCTTGCCCCTCTTCCTcctcattcttcttcttcttcttcttcttcttcttcgtcttttaatttttttcttctttaaataaATGGTTCTTAACACTATTACACACCAACGCtcgtaaaaaatataaataaataaatcgtcAAAACAATCAACTTTTAGAACCTATAATATGAATTCCCAATTATGTtgatataattaatttacaccctactataattttatttcataattaagaATATTTGAATAGCGATAAAGTCATAATTCTTGAGTGTATTTTTATcgagtaaattaattaattgatttcaaCCTAGAATGTTTCCAAAGGCAGAGTAAAAGCTAtcagttttttaattattcatcaaTGTTAGTTTATGGTTAATGCAGTAGAATCAACTCTGCCCGACCTTGAAAAGCTTTTCATTAGGTCACCTCACCTACTTTAGTTGAAACAGGACACGGACATAAAAGTCTAtccaaaaaacattaaaacgAAAATGACacaaaagataataattttttcttacaacaataatacttaaaaaggaaaagaaaaaaaaaaaatccctctcATATGTCTTAATTATTGTCTGGAAAGAAAATCCTATACTGCTGTTCATGTTATGGTGATCTATTAGATAAACAATGTTTCGTTTCGGCTGACatgcaatatataatttattatgttcTGCATGAACCCCttctcattttattaatttgctaAGGAGATGGGACTCCTTTCTAGTTTCTTCCAATAATTAGCAAATCAGTTGATTagctaattatttttgttattatgtttATATGCCCAATCTAGGCAAGATGTGCTGgtcaaaacaaaaccaaagtt is a genomic window containing:
- the LOC107424617 gene encoding respiratory burst oxidase homolog protein D gives rise to the protein MRNNSDHYFNYKERRAFSGPLDAHPLSNYNDYNSNDDNLSSDSSSRHSRKSARFNLPPTTTTINDDSSDNNNDEAYVEITLDIHDDSVEVHSVQAAGGGGGGGGGGGGGIHGEDPELALLAKRTLEGNKSSSFLPSTSRRVIKQVSQELKRFTTLSGRTSTRRFDRTKSAAAHALKGLKFIASKTGGASAAAAWPAVEKRFNDLTCNSDGLLHSSLFGECIGMNKESKEFAGELFRSLARKHNISGDSIDKAQLKQFWIQISDESFDSRLQTFFDMVDKDADGRITEEEVREIISLSASANKLSNIQKQADEYAALIMEELDPEKVGYIMVQNLETLLLQAPNQSVRITDSRILSQMLSQKLKPTQENNPLRRCYEKGKYFLMDNWQRVWVIMLWLGIVGGLFAYKFIQYRHKAAFDVMGYCVCVAKGGAETLKFNMALILLPVCRNTITWLRNKTKLGLAVPFDDNLNFHKVIAVGIAVGVGLHAGAHLTCDFPRLLHATEEEYEPMKPYFGEEQPQNYWWFVKGVEGVTGIIMVVLMAIAFTLATPWFRRNKLNLPGPLKKLTGFNAFWYSHHLFVIVYTLLIVHGIYLYLTKTWYQKTTWMYLAVPVGLYACERLIRAFRSSIKPVKMLKVAVYPGNVLALHMTKPQGFRYKSGQYMFVNCAAVSPFEWHPFSITSSPGDDYLSVHIRTLGDWTGQLKTVFSEVCQPSAAGKSGLLRADLQGGSNPVFPKILIDGPYGAPAQDYKKYEVVLLVGLGIGATPMVSIVKDIINNMQHNEEDYEAADPSSSHNNKNRTSKFRTRKAYYYWVTREQGSFDWFKGIMNEVAEMDEKGVIELHNYCTSVYEEGDARSALIAMLQSLHHAKNGVDVVSGTRVKSHFAKPNWRQVYKRIALQHPNARVGVFYCGAPAPIKELGKLASDFSHKTSTKFEFHKENF
- the LOC107431802 gene encoding uncharacterized protein LOC107431802 → MGQVGIEGRPMKVIRRIEEESCSSRPDLPLLLAGRVGTRKEEGGRRRKIGIGRKLKMAVMVGKWWKIGMAVGMVGVVSKVMKEYGWEKEVAMRALTEWSQRLGVWAIPAYVAIHTFTIALCLPYAVFLEATASLLFGFLPAVLCVFSAKLLGASLSFWIGRLVFRSSNSAMEWAQRNKYFHILSKGVERDGWKFVLLARFSPMPSYVINYALAATNVGFIVDFLLPTVIGCLPMILQNTSIGSLAGAAVASSSGSQKSQVLSYLFPVLGIGSSVLISLRIKKYSTDISEVEISSNEHVHDSDRVVMSSQNPSNRREQNILKKGQ